From one Desulfovibrio sp. Huiquan2017 genomic stretch:
- a CDS encoding DUF6538 domain-containing protein, with translation MLRIARSPNHLYRKGSIYYFRHVIPHDLRDSLGRSEVRMSLQTGYLAKARPKARILASGIKRILTKMRNGELPMD, from the coding sequence ATGCTGCGAATCGCGCGTTCCCCGAACCATCTTTACCGAAAGGGCTCAATCTATTACTTTCGCCACGTCATCCCGCACGACCTGCGGGACTCGTTGGGCCGCTCCGAAGTCAGGATGTCTCTCCAGACAGGCTACCTGGCCAAAGCAAGGCCCAAGGCCCGAATATTGGCCTCGGGCATAAAACGCATACTGACCAAGATGAGGAACGGTGAACTCCCCATGGATGA